The following coding sequences are from one Nonlabens arenilitoris window:
- the mtaB gene encoding tRNA (N(6)-L-threonylcarbamoyladenosine(37)-C(2))-methylthiotransferase MtaB produces the protein MSTEIATKSVAFYTLGCKLNFSETSTIARNFEQEGFERVDFEKRADIYVINTCSVTENADKRFKSIVKKAQQLNQDAFTIAVGCYAQLKPEELAAVDGVDLVLGATEKFKITDYLNQLSKEEPTQIHSCEIDEADFYVGSYSIGDRTRAFLKVQDGCDYKCTYCTIPLARGISRSDTLENVMENARLISEQGIKEIVLTGVNIGDYGKGEFGNKRHEHTFLDLVHALDTVNGIERLRISSIEPNLLKNETIEFVSGANAFVPHFHIPLQAGNNELLGKMKRRYNRELYVDRVTKIKEVMPDCCIGVDVIVGFPGETDDHFLDTYNFLSNLNISYLHVFTYSERDNTEAATMEGVVPKKVRAKRSKMLRGLSVKKRRAFYESQLGKTKTVLWEAENKEGFIQGFTENYVKVKTYWNPELVNELQTVTLDVIDEDGLVRIV, from the coding sequence ATGTCTACAGAAATCGCTACAAAATCTGTTGCTTTTTATACACTAGGTTGTAAACTCAACTTTAGTGAAACTAGTACAATTGCTCGCAATTTTGAGCAAGAAGGATTTGAGCGCGTTGATTTTGAAAAACGTGCAGATATTTATGTTATTAATACTTGTAGTGTAACTGAAAATGCTGATAAACGTTTTAAGTCTATCGTAAAAAAGGCACAACAACTTAATCAAGATGCCTTTACAATCGCTGTAGGCTGCTATGCTCAATTAAAGCCTGAGGAATTAGCCGCTGTTGATGGTGTAGATTTGGTACTAGGTGCTACAGAAAAATTTAAAATTACAGATTATCTTAATCAATTAAGTAAAGAAGAGCCTACGCAGATTCATTCTTGTGAGATTGATGAGGCAGACTTTTATGTAGGATCTTATTCCATAGGCGATCGTACTCGTGCTTTTTTAAAAGTACAAGATGGTTGTGATTATAAATGTACTTATTGTACTATTCCATTAGCGAGAGGTATTTCAAGAAGTGACACACTAGAAAACGTGATGGAAAATGCTCGATTGATATCTGAGCAAGGAATTAAAGAAATCGTGCTTACTGGAGTGAATATAGGAGATTATGGAAAAGGTGAGTTTGGTAATAAACGACATGAGCACACTTTTCTTGATCTGGTTCACGCACTTGACACAGTCAACGGAATCGAGCGCTTGCGTATTTCTTCTATAGAACCTAATCTTTTAAAGAACGAAACCATAGAATTTGTGTCTGGAGCAAATGCTTTTGTACCACACTTTCACATACCGCTTCAAGCTGGTAATAACGAGTTGTTGGGTAAAATGAAACGTCGTTATAATCGCGAACTTTATGTAGATCGAGTGACTAAAATTAAAGAAGTCATGCCAGATTGCTGTATAGGTGTGGACGTGATTGTAGGTTTTCCTGGCGAGACTGATGATCATTTTCTAGATACCTATAACTTCTTAAGTAATTTGAATATTTCTTATTTACATGTTTTCACCTATTCTGAACGTGATAACACTGAAGCTGCTACTATGGAAGGTGTAGTACCTAAAAAAGTACGTGCAAAGCGTTCAAAGATGTTGCGTGGACTATCTGTAAAGAAACGTCGTGCGTTTTATGAAAGCCAGTTGGGTAAGACCAAAACAGTACTTTGGGAAGCAGAGAATAAAGAAGGATTTATTCAAGGGTTTACAGAAAACTACGTAAAGGTAAAAACTTACTGGAATCCAGAATTAGTGAATGAACTTCAAACAGTAACGCTAGACGTTATTGATGAAGATGGACTGGTGAGAATCGTTTAG
- a CDS encoding PadR family transcriptional regulator, with translation MSTSQLYRGSLTTIILKLLEENGEMYGYEITQRVKELTQGDLEIKEGALYPSLHKMEAAGHLTVTAKKVDNRVRKYYDITPVGKEETVNRLAELDEFLANMQRIINPKLSFE, from the coding sequence ATGTCTACATCACAATTGTATCGAGGAAGTCTCACCACCATAATTCTCAAGTTACTCGAGGAAAATGGAGAAATGTACGGTTATGAAATCACTCAACGAGTTAAAGAATTAACGCAAGGTGATTTAGAAATTAAAGAAGGAGCGCTGTATCCATCATTACATAAAATGGAAGCGGCAGGACATCTTACCGTTACTGCAAAGAAAGTAGATAATCGAGTACGCAAGTATTATGATATCACACCAGTAGGAAAAGAAGAGACCGTTAACAGGCTTGCAGAACTAGATGAGTTTCTAGCAAACATGCAACGTATTATTAATCCTAAACTAAGTTTTGAATGA
- a CDS encoding chorismate synthase: MFKKIALICIASVAVISCTESDDTGRSNDNFSYLPLATNNTWTYDVATGTDSSSDELTVSSVSGSNYTLTANPAVPAGLMTGVLSSGELTAANGQLIGNGTIGFDFQGVGDFSIDIVDGILYDQNANNNEELYTTSGTFTETVDGYDLDINYVVSTKQLADQSSITVPAGTFTDLLHSQLIINVSISTDIAIGPISQTITLLDAQDVIVVDNYWAQDVGLVKSDNQLDYMLEDFSSLGVNLPVPQSASVLTTQDLTIYTVN; this comes from the coding sequence ATGTTTAAGAAGATTGCTTTAATTTGTATTGCTAGTGTTGCCGTCATTTCTTGTACAGAAAGTGATGATACTGGACGTAGCAATGATAACTTTAGTTATTTACCACTAGCAACCAATAATACATGGACTTATGATGTTGCTACTGGAACTGATAGTTCTAGTGATGAACTGACGGTAAGTTCTGTTTCAGGTTCTAATTACACACTAACTGCAAATCCTGCAGTTCCTGCTGGATTAATGACAGGCGTACTTTCTAGTGGTGAGTTAACCGCTGCAAATGGGCAATTAATCGGTAACGGAACTATCGGTTTTGATTTTCAAGGTGTTGGTGATTTCTCTATTGATATCGTAGACGGTATATTATATGATCAAAACGCTAATAATAATGAAGAGCTTTACACAACTTCTGGTACGTTTACAGAAACCGTAGATGGTTATGACCTAGACATTAACTATGTTGTTTCTACTAAACAATTAGCAGATCAATCGAGTATAACAGTTCCGGCTGGAACGTTTACGGACTTATTGCACTCACAACTTATCATTAATGTAAGTATTAGTACAGACATTGCTATAGGTCCTATTTCACAGACGATTACCTTATTAGACGCACAAGATGTAATAGTAGTAGATAATTACTGGGCACAAGATGTAGGACTAGTAAAGTCTGATAATCAATTAGACTATATGCTTGAAGACTTTTCTTCATTAGGCGTTAATCTACCTGTACCACAAAGTGCAAGTGTACTAACCACTCAAGACTTAACTATTTACACTGTAAATTAA
- a CDS encoding energy transducer TonB: MKKIIFFIAVLSSVTLTAQVQAAKDVSYAVIEKAPTYPGCDNGDKECFQAKLQEEITKNFNSKITSSLSSKQQVIVQFTITTDGDFTDVKVKALNNDIKEEVIRIFSLLPKVTPGTMKGESKAVTYTLPLIVEPAKKKISNSLVAPSQPQNN; this comes from the coding sequence ATGAAAAAAATTATATTCTTTATAGCTGTATTGTCAAGTGTAACTCTTACAGCTCAAGTTCAAGCGGCTAAAGATGTATCTTATGCAGTAATTGAAAAAGCACCTACTTATCCTGGTTGCGATAATGGTGACAAAGAATGTTTCCAAGCTAAATTACAAGAAGAAATCACTAAGAATTTTAACAGTAAAATTACTTCTAGTTTATCCAGTAAACAACAAGTCATTGTTCAATTTACAATCACTACAGATGGTGATTTTACAGATGTAAAAGTTAAAGCTCTTAATAATGATATTAAAGAAGAAGTCATAAGGATTTTTTCTTTATTACCTAAAGTGACTCCAGGAACTATGAAAGGTGAATCTAAGGCAGTTACATATACATTACCTCTTATTGTAGAGCCTGCAAAAAAGAAAATATCTAATTCACTTGTAGCTCCTTCTCAACCACAAAATAATTAA
- a CDS encoding energy transducer TonB has translation MKKSILLTITVLLTMACGSQKTTMNNDRNKSDYQEYRDRFQNAKELIGREQYSSAILNIDHMTALQLNNGDYTPQRYKAMILQVTGKKDEANIIYQSIINATDVSNSEKKKAQQLMLINNEAKAPLTTEIERLKDTTEFKNAIKVIEVPPMYPGCETLPQETWNNCMSRGVAKHIVRTIDVDIAQVTSNTGFIRSYINYEIDTTGHISNIKATGKNKFLNLEAHRVMAQLPQVTPGYTNGEKVVVSYTIPIRFTVD, from the coding sequence ATGAAAAAATCTATACTATTAACCATTACTGTATTATTAACAATGGCGTGTGGTTCTCAAAAAACTACAATGAATAATGATAGAAATAAATCAGATTATCAAGAATATCGCGATCGATTTCAAAATGCCAAAGAATTAATAGGTAGAGAACAGTATTCTAGCGCCATATTAAATATAGATCACATGACGGCTTTACAGCTTAATAATGGAGATTATACTCCACAACGTTACAAAGCAATGATACTACAGGTTACAGGCAAAAAAGATGAGGCTAACATTATTTATCAAAGCATCATTAATGCTACCGATGTAAGTAATAGTGAAAAGAAAAAAGCGCAACAATTAATGTTGATTAATAATGAAGCAAAAGCACCATTAACGACAGAAATAGAACGCTTAAAAGACACTACTGAGTTTAAAAATGCAATTAAAGTTATTGAAGTTCCACCGATGTATCCTGGTTGTGAAACTTTACCACAAGAAACATGGAACAACTGCATGTCTCGCGGTGTTGCAAAACATATCGTACGTACTATAGATGTAGATATCGCCCAGGTGACTTCTAATACAGGATTTATAAGATCGTATATTAATTATGAAATTGACACAACAGGACATATTAGTAATATTAAAGCTACTGGTAAAAATAAGTTCTTAAATCTAGAAGCTCATCGTGTTATGGCGCAATTACCACAGGTCACACCTGGATATACAAATGGAGAAAAAGTAGTCGTATCTTATACTATACCTATACGTTTTACTGTAGATTAA
- the aroC gene encoding chorismate synthase — MAGNTFGTIFKLTTFGESHGIAIGGIIDGCPAGLKLDMEAIQRDLDRRRPGQSKIVTQRKESDTVQFMSGIFEGVTTGTPIGFQIVNENQKSKDYSHIKDTYRPSHADKVYDDKYGVRDYRGGGRSSARETASRVVAGAIAKQLLNSFKINAFTSSVGDLFIDKPYQDLDFNEIENNAVRCPDSAFAKAFEEKIMQVRKAGDTIGGTITCVIQNVPSGLGEPVFDKLHADLAKAMLSINAVKGFEYGSGFCGAKMKGSEHNDLYNEDGTTKTNLSGGIQGGISNGMDIYFRVAFKPVATLIQNQETINSAGEKVMMQGKGRHDPCVVPRAVPIVEAMAALVLADHFLRARTTRL, encoded by the coding sequence ATGGCAGGAAATACATTTGGTACAATTTTTAAGCTCACCACATTTGGTGAGTCACACGGTATAGCAATAGGTGGAATAATAGATGGTTGTCCAGCTGGTTTAAAGCTAGATATGGAAGCTATTCAACGAGATCTGGATAGACGTAGACCAGGACAAAGTAAAATCGTAACTCAACGCAAAGAGTCTGATACCGTACAATTTATGTCTGGTATCTTTGAAGGTGTGACTACCGGTACGCCTATAGGATTCCAAATTGTCAATGAGAATCAAAAATCTAAAGATTACTCACATATTAAAGATACTTACAGACCTAGTCATGCAGACAAAGTGTATGATGATAAATACGGTGTGCGCGATTATCGTGGTGGTGGACGCAGCAGTGCTCGAGAAACAGCAAGTAGAGTAGTGGCTGGCGCCATAGCAAAACAGTTATTGAACTCTTTTAAAATTAATGCTTTTACTAGTAGTGTCGGCGATTTGTTTATCGATAAACCTTATCAAGATCTTGACTTTAATGAGATTGAAAATAATGCAGTAAGATGTCCAGATTCCGCTTTCGCGAAAGCGTTTGAAGAAAAAATAATGCAAGTAAGAAAGGCAGGAGATACCATAGGCGGGACGATTACTTGTGTGATACAAAATGTACCTAGCGGTCTAGGAGAACCTGTATTTGACAAACTCCATGCAGACTTAGCCAAAGCGATGTTGTCCATTAATGCCGTAAAAGGATTTGAATATGGTAGTGGATTTTGTGGCGCTAAAATGAAAGGAAGTGAACACAATGATCTTTATAATGAAGATGGAACCACTAAAACTAATTTAAGTGGTGGAATACAAGGTGGAATCTCTAACGGGATGGATATTTATTTTAGGGTAGCCTTTAAACCAGTAGCCACTTTAATTCAAAATCAAGAAACAATTAATAGTGCTGGTGAAAAAGTGATGATGCAAGGTAAAGGTAGACACGATCCTTGTGTAGTACCTAGAGCGGTGCCTATTGTTGAGGCTATGGCGGCACTAGTTCTAGCAGACCATTTTTTAAGAGCACGAACTACAAGATTATAA
- a CDS encoding dicarboxylate/amino acid:cation symporter — MKKLALHWQILIGMVLGIVFGFIMTQVDWGKEFVGDWVNPFGTIFVNLLKLIAVPLILASLIKGISDLKDIAKFRNMGLRTIVIYICTTIIAITVGLGLVNLFAPGDGISKETIAKLSSTYEGNSNIAGKLATAAQTKDAGPLQALVDMVPSNAVAAMSNNSLMLQVIFFAIFLGISMLLIGEKKAEPMKNFFDSLNDVVLKMVDLIMLFAPFAVFALLANVVVSADDPEVLLALLFYALTVVAGLLIMIVIYCLIFALYVKKSPFWFLQKIAPAQLLAFSTSSSAATLPVTMERVEEHMGVEKEVSSFVLPVGATINMDGTSLYQAVAAVFVCQALDIDLTFSAQLTIILTALLASIGSAAVPGAGMVMLVIVLESIDFPSELLPVALALIFAVDRPLDMLRTTVNVTGDATVASIVAKSLGKFGKPHVENWDDNLEDVTS, encoded by the coding sequence ATGAAGAAACTAGCACTACACTGGCAAATTTTAATAGGAATGGTTCTCGGAATCGTTTTTGGGTTTATCATGACTCAAGTAGATTGGGGAAAAGAATTTGTAGGTGATTGGGTCAATCCTTTTGGGACCATATTTGTCAATTTGTTGAAACTAATTGCGGTACCATTAATTCTAGCATCATTAATCAAAGGTATCTCTGATTTAAAAGATATTGCAAAATTCCGCAATATGGGATTGCGTACGATTGTTATTTATATATGTACGACTATAATTGCAATTACTGTAGGTCTAGGTTTAGTAAATCTATTTGCACCTGGAGATGGTATTTCTAAAGAAACTATTGCAAAACTGAGCTCTACCTATGAAGGTAATTCTAATATAGCTGGTAAACTGGCTACCGCTGCACAAACCAAAGACGCTGGACCATTACAAGCGCTAGTGGACATGGTGCCTAGTAATGCGGTCGCTGCAATGTCTAATAATAGTTTAATGCTACAGGTGATCTTCTTTGCGATTTTCTTAGGTATATCTATGTTATTAATAGGTGAGAAAAAAGCAGAACCTATGAAGAACTTCTTTGATAGTTTAAATGATGTTGTCTTAAAAATGGTAGACTTGATCATGCTTTTTGCTCCGTTTGCTGTGTTTGCTCTATTAGCAAATGTGGTTGTAAGTGCAGATGATCCAGAGGTATTACTAGCACTTTTATTTTATGCACTAACAGTGGTAGCTGGATTGCTTATTATGATTGTTATTTACTGTTTGATATTTGCATTGTACGTAAAGAAATCTCCGTTCTGGTTTTTACAAAAAATTGCTCCTGCTCAATTATTAGCTTTTTCTACTAGTTCTAGTGCTGCTACATTACCAGTTACTATGGAAAGAGTTGAAGAGCATATGGGTGTAGAGAAAGAAGTGTCTAGTTTTGTATTACCGGTAGGTGCAACAATAAATATGGATGGAACCAGTTTATATCAAGCTGTAGCCGCAGTGTTTGTTTGTCAAGCGTTAGATATTGATTTAACCTTCAGCGCACAGTTGACCATTATTTTAACCGCATTACTTGCTTCTATAGGAAGTGCTGCCGTACCAGGAGCAGGAATGGTAATGCTCGTGATTGTACTGGAGTCTATTGATTTTCCTAGTGAATTATTGCCAGTAGCTCTTGCCTTAATTTTTGCGGTAGATAGACCTTTAGATATGTTGCGAACTACAGTTAACGTGACAGGAGATGCAACAGTAGCATCTATTGTTGCAAAATCTCTTGGTAAATTTGGTAAGCCTCATGTAGAGAATTGGGATGATAACCTAGAAGATGTAACTTCTTAA
- a CDS encoding Calx-beta domain-containing protein, translated as MKVLRIILLCLFAFNYAYAQVGIGTETPDPAAILDVRSEISPGVYGGLKLPTLTLAQRATITAPIPDGLMIYLSDGNNRCLQIYDGTRSQWMDWYCMNELPEASLVDYTGILEVDENLSASYTYTDGENDTESGTSYQWYRADDASGTNVIAISGATAATYLTTTADGNFYVAVGVTPRASTGASPGIEVLSPYREIKFKQTEIEFAVASSTIPENDFSTININVLNPSPTVATTVEVNLNAASTAGVLGTDYDIDDNNSVAVTAFPFTMTIPAGATTASFVVYAYADDNNAVDEILQLDLQNPSGGINPIIGAVGSHSVTFIDDDSATEIAFDSITYSEVENGLVGSIDINIINPSTITATTVEVALNASSTATNGVDYDTDAIGTALTFPITVTFPANTSASQQIDFFITNDLISEGDETIVLDLQNVSGGISTIIGANASTTFNIVDDEVPLFTEMNQDFDSSVNWNYTLSPSAYNVSDDVWNIVNSMTSISTLNGNFWGMRDLNNSNGGGNFLHTLTFDDVDISGGTNVIFTFDYESQDLNAASDRYGYELYYDGVGQGQQNICAGCDTDLNGTITINIPNTVTTFGVVMYGRFDGGSDLAAFDNFRLYQ; from the coding sequence ATGAAAGTTTTACGTATAATTCTATTGTGCTTATTTGCATTTAATTACGCCTATGCTCAGGTAGGTATTGGTACTGAAACACCTGATCCAGCGGCAATATTGGATGTGCGTTCTGAAATCAGCCCAGGAGTTTACGGTGGATTAAAATTACCGACACTTACATTAGCACAAAGAGCAACAATAACAGCACCCATCCCCGATGGTTTAATGATTTACCTAAGCGATGGAAACAATCGTTGTTTGCAGATTTATGATGGCACACGTAGTCAATGGATGGATTGGTATTGTATGAATGAATTGCCAGAGGCATCTCTCGTAGATTATACTGGAATTTTAGAAGTAGATGAAAATTTATCAGCTAGTTACACTTATACAGATGGTGAAAATGATACAGAATCTGGAACTTCTTATCAATGGTATCGTGCAGATGATGCAAGTGGAACTAATGTTATTGCTATTTCAGGAGCAACCGCAGCTACTTATTTAACCACTACCGCAGACGGTAATTTTTATGTTGCTGTAGGTGTAACACCTAGAGCCAGTACTGGAGCTAGTCCAGGTATTGAGGTTTTAAGTCCTTATAGAGAAATAAAATTCAAACAGACAGAAATCGAGTTTGCCGTCGCTTCTAGTACTATCCCAGAAAATGATTTTAGCACAATCAATATTAATGTTCTCAATCCTAGTCCAACTGTTGCGACAACGGTTGAGGTCAATTTAAATGCTGCAAGCACCGCCGGTGTTTTAGGTACAGATTATGATATCGATGATAATAATAGTGTAGCGGTAACGGCTTTTCCATTCACGATGACAATTCCTGCAGGTGCGACAACTGCTAGTTTTGTTGTATACGCTTATGCAGATGATAATAATGCTGTAGATGAAATATTACAGTTAGATTTACAAAACCCTAGTGGTGGAATTAACCCAATTATAGGTGCGGTAGGTTCGCATTCAGTTACTTTTATAGATGATGATAGCGCTACTGAAATTGCCTTTGATTCTATCACCTATTCAGAAGTTGAAAACGGATTAGTCGGTTCTATTGATATCAATATCATTAATCCTTCTACTATAACAGCTACCACGGTTGAGGTAGCTCTTAACGCATCATCTACAGCAACAAATGGAGTTGATTATGACACGGATGCCATAGGAACAGCACTAACTTTTCCTATCACAGTAACATTTCCTGCTAATACCAGTGCTTCACAACAAATAGATTTCTTTATTACTAATGATCTCATTTCTGAAGGAGATGAAACGATTGTACTTGATTTACAAAATGTATCTGGTGGAATAAGCACCATTATAGGAGCAAATGCATCTACTACATTCAACATAGTGGATGATGAAGTGCCATTGTTTACAGAGATGAATCAAGATTTTGATTCTAGCGTTAATTGGAATTACACTCTTTCTCCAAGCGCCTATAATGTGAGCGATGATGTGTGGAATATAGTTAACTCTATGACCTCTATTTCTACGTTGAATGGAAACTTTTGGGGTATGAGGGATTTAAATAATTCAAATGGAGGAGGGAACTTTCTTCATACATTGACTTTTGATGATGTAGATATTTCAGGAGGTACTAATGTTATATTTACATTTGATTATGAATCACAAGATTTAAATGCTGCTAGTGATCGATATGGTTATGAACTTTATTATGATGGTGTAGGGCAAGGACAGCAAAATATTTGTGCAGGTTGTGATACAGACCTTAATGGAACTATCACTATAAATATTCCTAATACAGTTACAACATTTGGTGTTGTAATGTACGGTCGTTTCGATGGAGGAAGTGATCTCGCTGCATTTGATAATTTTAGACTTTATCAATAA
- the gshB gene encoding glutathione synthase, which produces MNICFIMYPWDEIQPEHDSTLAIIHECVKRGHKVAVATPANLTIRDSIAYAFSSVIKKMEKVPAQFKSFYKQVELKEKMLPLAGFDIIMMRANPPLDPIALNFLDSVKDDVFIVNDIEGLREANNKLYTACFEDPNNEIIPATHVSKNKEYLKSVIKDNPKDRMIMKPLNGFGGSGVIMIEKNAMHNVNSLLDFYIDNKDGTTNYVILQDYIEGADQGDTRILLLNGKPIGAVKRVPGDEDHRSNISAGGTFQRHQLTKAEKNLCHKIGPKLVKDGLYFVGIDVINGMLVEVNVMSPGGITYINKVSKVKLQCKVVDFFEEVVGEKILASERRDKLKSSIRNA; this is translated from the coding sequence ATGAATATTTGTTTCATCATGTATCCGTGGGACGAGATACAACCAGAACACGATTCTACACTAGCAATAATTCATGAATGTGTAAAGCGTGGCCATAAAGTAGCCGTTGCCACACCTGCAAACCTTACAATAAGAGATAGTATAGCATATGCCTTTTCTAGTGTAATTAAAAAGATGGAAAAGGTGCCAGCACAGTTCAAATCTTTTTACAAGCAAGTAGAGCTTAAAGAAAAGATGTTGCCACTAGCAGGATTTGACATTATTATGATGAGAGCAAATCCACCATTAGACCCTATAGCTTTAAATTTTTTAGATTCTGTAAAAGATGATGTATTTATAGTTAATGATATTGAAGGATTGCGAGAAGCAAATAATAAACTATATACCGCTTGTTTTGAAGATCCTAATAACGAGATAATTCCCGCAACGCATGTTTCAAAAAACAAAGAATATCTAAAAAGTGTCATTAAAGATAATCCAAAGGATCGCATGATCATGAAACCATTAAATGGTTTTGGAGGTAGTGGTGTTATTATGATTGAGAAAAACGCGATGCATAATGTTAACTCATTGCTAGATTTTTATATCGATAATAAAGACGGTACTACTAATTATGTCATACTACAAGATTATATAGAAGGAGCAGATCAAGGCGATACTCGTATCTTATTGCTTAATGGTAAGCCCATAGGAGCTGTGAAACGAGTTCCTGGAGATGAAGATCATCGTTCTAACATTAGTGCTGGTGGTACCTTTCAACGTCACCAATTAACTAAAGCAGAAAAAAACCTATGTCATAAGATAGGTCCTAAACTTGTTAAAGATGGACTATATTTTGTAGGCATCGATGTTATTAATGGAATGTTAGTAGAGGTAAACGTAATGTCGCCAGGCGGTATTACTTACATAAACAAGGTATCTAAAGTAAAATTACAATGTAAAGTTGTCGACTTTTTTGAAGAAGTTGTAGGTGAAAAAATACTAGCTTCAGAGAGAAGAGATAAATTAAAAAGCTCCATACGCAATGCTTAA
- a CDS encoding N-formylglutamate amidohydrolase encodes MLMKIEREERFHAVATDYSFSIKIDKYVPFVCAAVHDGHHFQKQLWDNCMHTQYDRWYEEDPCTGEMISGLPITLIAHDSRFEYDLNRDPLEAIYETAWGKELWKKPLSRKQKDQAILKHNNFYRVVLSLIVKLEEMFGSTVFYDIHSYNWKRWDRKVPVFNLGTKNIDQDRFVHDIQQWKEILDKIELPIEQEINCGINDVFQGNGYFLKYVTSNSLNTLVLATEISKVYCDEETGVIYPDIVHAIKDQFKYYIQAHAHRFYERHERIV; translated from the coding sequence ATGCTGATGAAAATCGAGCGTGAAGAGCGATTTCATGCTGTGGCTACCGATTATTCTTTTTCAATTAAAATAGATAAATATGTACCCTTTGTTTGTGCAGCGGTACACGATGGCCATCACTTTCAGAAACAATTGTGGGACAACTGTATGCATACACAGTATGACCGCTGGTATGAGGAAGATCCTTGTACTGGTGAGATGATTTCGGGATTACCTATTACTCTTATAGCACATGATTCTAGGTTTGAATACGATTTAAATAGAGATCCACTTGAAGCTATCTATGAAACTGCTTGGGGAAAAGAGCTATGGAAAAAACCGCTTTCGCGAAAGCAGAAAGATCAAGCCATTTTAAAGCATAATAATTTTTATAGAGTGGTACTGTCTTTGATAGTAAAGCTAGAAGAAATGTTTGGGTCGACGGTATTCTATGATATACATTCTTATAATTGGAAAAGATGGGATCGTAAAGTACCCGTATTTAATCTAGGAACTAAAAATATAGATCAAGACCGATTTGTACATGACATACAACAGTGGAAGGAAATACTAGATAAAATTGAATTGCCTATAGAACAAGAAATCAACTGCGGGATTAACGATGTATTTCAAGGTAATGGCTACTTTTTAAAATATGTCACATCTAACTCCTTAAATACTTTAGTACTGGCAACAGAGATTTCTAAAGTATATTGTGATGAAGAAACTGGAGTCATTTATCCAGATATTGTTCACGCGATAAAAGATCAATTTAAGTATTATATACAAGCGCATGCACACAGATTTTATGAAAGACACGAACGTATTGTTTAA